Proteins encoded in a region of the Polyodon spathula isolate WHYD16114869_AA chromosome 9, ASM1765450v1, whole genome shotgun sequence genome:
- the trmt9b gene encoding probable tRNA methyltransferase 9B, translating to MEKAASQLERDHVHSVYEKIAPHFNDHRYKAWPKVRQFLLDQEPGSIIADIGCGNGKYLHINRESFKMGCDYCLPLVDLARDHGHEVQVCNGLRLPYRDGCFDAILSIAVIHHFSTKERRIRAIQEMARTLRVGGRIMIYVWAMEQKRRKFEKQDVFVPWNPKPPSTPPPENVLKKREQEEFSSSGFSRSGEDHKDMHRKIKSTSSVGDDEDTVYTSFEKSLKLWLFSRSLDSVLDFGSNSHSRSPKELNALSNYSPQLNKMMKQVSSLFCSRQNSEDDEVFRFTGEIQPPNPPKSSESYNFQSDNPTTEEKQALSAAIVHGCGRIPLPDLVSHSKGSASETVISSNVHSNTSKCSEQNHRLQDNFMQLLDHKERPQEDCVLPENKWKQMTSDGSFLRYYHVFKEGELLELIKKHVEGLHVIHTYFDHANWCVIAEKVQVWKI from the exons ATGGAGAAGGCGGCCAGCCAGCTGGAAAGGGACCATGTCCACAGCGTATACGAGAAAATCGCTCCCCACTTCAACGACCACCGTTACAAGGCCTGGCCAAAAGTGCGCCAGTTCCTTCTGGACCAGGAGCCCGGCAGCATAATTGCTGATATTG GTTGTGGCAATGGCAAATATCTTCATATCAACCGTGAAAGCTTCAAGATGGGCTGTGACTACTGCCTGCCTCTCGTAGACTTAGCCAGAGATCATGGCCACGAGGTGCAGGTGTGCAACGGCCTGCGGCTCCCGTATCGAGATGGCTGTTTTGATGCCATTCTTTCCATTGCAG TAATCCACCACTTCTCTACAAAGGAACGACGCATCCGGGCAATCCAGGAGATGGCACGCACTCTTAGAGTGGGAGGCCGCATAATGATCTATGTGTGGGCAATGGAGCAGAAGAGACGCAAGTTTGAAAAGCAAGATGTCTTTGTCCCCTGGAATCCCAAACCCCCATCCACTCCGCCACCCGAAAATGTTCTGAAGAAACGAGAACAGGAAGAATTCAGTTCCTCCGGCTTCTCTCGCAGTGGCGAGGACCACAAAGATATGCACAGGAAAATCAAAAGTACATCCTCCGTGGGTGATGACGAGGACACAGTATACACTTCTTTTGAGAAATCCTTAAAGTTGTGGCTCTTTTCTAGGTCATTGGATTCAGTATTAGATTTCGGCAGCAACAGCCATTCAAGATCCCCTAAAGAGCTGAACGCATTGAGCAATTATAGCCCTCAGTTGAATAAAATGATGAAACAGGTTTCTAGCTTGTTTTGTTCAAGGCAGAATTCAGAAGACGACGAAGTCTTCCGTTTTACGGGAGAGATCCAGCCTCCAAATCCTCCAAAATCCTCCGAATCTTATAATTTTCAAAGCGACAACCCTACAACAGAAGAAAAACAGGCACTCTCTGCTGCTATTGTTCATGGATGTGGCAGAATACCCTTGCCTGATCTTGTCTCTCATAGTAAAGGTTCTGCAAGTGAGACAGTAATCTCTAGTAATGTCCACAGCAATACATCAAAGTGTAGTGAGCAGAACCACAGGCTTCAAGACAACTTCATGCAATTACTTGACCACAAAGAACGCCCTCAAGAGGATTGTGTTTTACCAGAGAATAAGTGGAAACAAATGACCTCGGATGGCTCTTTCCTTCGATATTATCATGTATTTAAGGAAGGAGAGCTTCTGGAACTCATTAAAAAGCACGTTGAGGGGCTTCATGTCATCCATACCTATTTTGATCACGCTAATTGGTGTGTGATAGCCGAAAAGGTTCAGGTTTGGAAAATTTAg
- the rfc3 gene encoding replication factor C subunit 3 encodes MSLWVDKYRPTSLGKLDYHKDQASQLKNLVQCGDFPHLLVYGPSGAGKKTRIMCLLRELYGAGVEKLRIEHQSIIAPSKKKIEISTIASNYHLEVNPSDAGNSDLVVIQELLKTVAQSQQIQSSAQRDFKVVLLTEVDRLTKDAQHALRRTMEKYMSNCRLILCCNSTSKVIPPIRSRCLAVRVPLPSVDEVCTVLSGVCRKEGLILPGELAKRIAEKSGRNLRKALLMCEACRVQQYPFAVDQDIPETDWEVYLRETANAIVSQQSPQKLLEVRGRLYELLTHCIPPEIIMKGLLSELLSNCDGQLKAEVAQMAAYYEHRLQLGNKAIYHLEAFVAKFMAIYKKFMEDGLEAMMF; translated from the exons ATGAGTCTGTGGGTGGACAAATACAGACCGACTTCTCTTGGCAAACTGGATTATCATAAAGACCAGGCCAGCCAGCTAAAAAATCTG GTACAATGTGGAGACTTTCCTCACTTGCTTGTGTATGGTCCGTCGGGAGCTGGCAAGAAGACCAGGATTATGTGTTTGCTGCGGGAGCTGTATGGTGCAGGGGTGGAAAAACTTAGAATCGAACATCAATCCATAATA GCTCCGtcaaaaaagaaaattgagatCAGCACGATAGCAAGCAACTACCACCTTGAAGTCAATCCGag TGATGCCGGTAACAGCGACCTTGTGGTTATTCAGGAGCTACTGAAAACAGTCGCACAGTCTCAGCAGATCCAGTCAAGCGCCCAAAGGGACTTTAAAG TGGTACTCCTGACAGAAGTTGACAGACTTACCAAAGATGCCCAGCATGCTTTGCGAAGGACGATGGAAAAATACATGTCTAACTGCAGGCTGATTTTGTGCTGCAATTCCACCTCCAAAGTCATCCCGCCCATTAGAAGCCGATGTTTGGCTGTGCGAGTACCGTTGCCAAGTGTGGATGAG GTCTGCACCGTGCTGTCTGGCGTCTGTAGAAAGGAAGGCTTGATTCTCCCAGGGGAGCTGGCAAAAAGAATTGCTGAGAAGTCTGGCAGGAATCTTCGCAAAGCTCTGCTCATGTGTGAGGCGTGCAGAGTGCAGCA GTATCCCTTTGCTGTGGACCAGGATATACCTGAGACAGACTGGGAGGTGTACCTGCGAGAGACAGCAAATGCTATAGTCAGTCAGCAGAGCCCACAGAA gCTGCTTGAAGTTCGTGGAAGACTTTATGAACTTCTTACCCACTGCATTCCACCAGAGATCATAATGAAG GGCCTGCTGTCTGAACTTTTGAGCAACTGTGACGGACAGCTGAAAGCTGAAGTTGCACAGATGGCAGCTTATTATGAGCATCGTTTGCAGCTGGGCAACAAAGCCATTTATCACCTAGAAGCATTTGTGGCTAAATTTATGGCTATTTATAAGAAATTTATGGAGGATGGCCTTGAAGCCATGATGTTCTGA